Part of the Longimicrobium sp. genome, GCGCGGGCGCTGCTGGCGGGGCTGCAGGAGCGGTCGCGCGGCCGGGGCGTGGACGTGCTGCTGAACACGCACCATCACGGGGACCACACGGGCGGCAACGGCGTGTTCCGCGGCGTGGCCCGGCGCGTGGTGGCGCACTCCATGGCCGACCAGCACATGCGGCGCGCACCGCAGCCTGCACGGCAGGCGCAGCCCGCCCAGCAGCCTCCGGCGCAGCCGGCCTCGCCGCAGCAGCAGACGCAGCCGCCTCCCCCGGAGCCGCTGTACCCCGACACCACCTTCACGCACAGCTGGTCCACCGAGGTGGGCGACGAGCGCATCGTGGCGCGGCACCACGGGCGCGGGCATACCAGCGGCGACGCGGTCATCACCTTCGAGCGCGCCAACGTGGTGCACATGGGCGACCTGGCCTTTCACCGCCGCCACCCGGTCGTGGACCGCGCGGCCGGCGCCTCCATGCGCAACTGGGCGCGCATCCTGGAGGAGGTGGTGAGCGCTCACGGCCCGGATACCATCTACATCTTCGGCCACGCGGGCGAGGGGCTTCCGGTCACCGGCACTTCGGCCGACCTGCTGCGGTTCCGCGACTACCTGCGCGCCGTGCTGGCGTTCGTG contains:
- a CDS encoding MBL fold metallo-hydrolase, producing the protein MPPTRRDFLATSAALTLGALLGRPLHALSSRSAQAAFTPIRRNVGTFTMRGGTVGWLVNARGVAVVDTQFPAEARALLAGLQERSRGRGVDVLLNTHHHGDHTGGNGVFRGVARRVVAHSMADQHMRRAPQPARQAQPAQQPPAQPASPQQQTQPPPPEPLYPDTTFTHSWSTEVGDERIVARHHGRGHTSGDAVITFERANVVHMGDLAFHRRHPVVDRAAGASMRNWARILEEVVSAHGPDTIYIFGHAGEGLPVTGTSADLLRFRDYLRAVLAFVERHVAAGRSRDEILAMRAPLAGFEAWGPFGQAGPRDPVSAAHEEVTTGA